From Plasmodium malariae genome assembly, chromosome: 8:
ATTTATTGTTGTcttgtattaataaaaaataaatattacttgGACTTTATTTgcttgtatttatattttaaatgttatttctctttagatatactaatattaaaaaaaaatattcatttaaaatttacatcTCACGAACATTTTCTTAGTttgttattttcattatcaaACGTTACAGCATACCTATCGGATGAAAAGGAagaattaaaacaaaaagacGACTCgaattataatgaaataaaaaatatgtacagtCTGAAcgattttaatgaaaatataaatattggaaatattacaaaattatcttttaacgtccttttaaatttaagagtaaaaataaattttaatgaaattaattacaatataaatgtaaataggTATAAAGATGtgtgtaattatatattgctATTTCAGAATGATTTTACACATTggtatatgataaaattaaatgagcTACATAGTTTAACACAGAAATATAAGCagtatattttgaaaaaagagaataaagAAGGGTATAACCTTTTTTCGAATGGTCTTGATTTTACCCTcgataatatttctttacttTCGTTAAGGGCTGATGGACCAAACACTCGTGTTGGAGATGGGAATAATATAAGTAATTACTGCTCCATTGGGGGGCACAACAACATGAATATGAACAGTAATATGAATGGTAATATGAATACTAATATGAATACTAATATGAATGGTAATATGAATACTAATATGAATGGTAATATGAATACTAATATGAATGGTAATATGAATACTAATATGAATGGTAATATGAATACTAATATGAATACTAATATGAACGGTAACATGAACAGTAACATGAATACTAATTACAGATATGACAACATGAACATGTTCAGAAATTTTTCAGATAAAAAGTTAGTGGACGGGTTTAAACTTGGTACTCTTTGCAGTAGTCcgtttaatataaaagaaactttctatcataattttacctttttcaATAACACACATGTTAATAATGAATGTGTTACTAATCAGTGCATTTACAATAGTGTGCacatgaataataataaaatgattatacTGTCAACAAATGATAACTGGTTTGTTGAAAAAGATTATAAGGACGAGACAGCATATAACATTGAATTGGCTAAAGGGGGTATCAACAAAGGTGGATGTACGATAAGTAGCAATTTTAACACGTACAATACTGGTGATGATGAGTTACTGTTTAGATCTCTTCATCCTAGGGGAATACTGTTCATTGGAGCTGATCGTATTTACAAAGATGAGTACTGTGAGTTAAGCTATATAGATGACTATTGTAACATTTTCAACTActgtaaaaatgaaaaagaaatggaaaaaaggaagaatgGTTTAAGaagtatttttcattatgcaAATGGTAGTATTCGTTGTAGTGAGAACAAATTCATccataataatgatgatgataataatagtaattatgataataatagtaataatgatgataataatagtaattatgataataatagtaattatgataataatagtaattatgataataatagtaattatgataataatagtaattatgataataatagtaatgataatgataaattCCTTTGGACAAAGTCTTACATGAATGATACTTCGGTTCTAAAAACattagaaagaaaaatagttaatagcagaaaagaaaaatataaaaattcttttttaagcATTCtcaatagtatatatattactatgcacaaaaatataatatacagcATAAACAATAGAATACAGGAATAtcgttttttaattttgaaaagatttttttatttcttcagtAAAAACGACTTTAAAAATGTAGATGACCTGTTcatatgcaaaaataaaattttgacTTGTTTACTAGGATGCGAAAATGATATGTTTCCGTGTCTTCATAACGATAAACAGAGTAGTTGTAGGGGTAGTAGTAGATGTACTGGTAGCGGTAGTGGTAGGAACAATGATAGCAGCAGAAGGATAAAGCGAAAGAAGGGGAAGAACAATAAAAACTACTACTTCTACCACTGCAACAATTGgggaaaaaaggaacaagGATCAACAACCCAGCTGACGGACATTTTTAAGGAAAAGACCAACAAGTTAACAAATGGCTGCATATTCATCAGCAAAAATGTAGTATGTGTTGATCCTAACGTAGCCTTTTggcaaaaaagaaaaaacaaaaaaatttttcaccTTCACTTTAAACCATTTCAGAATTATTTTTcctctttattttatcaaaaatatcTTCATGTATTTCTTTACTTTTCGAAAATAGGAACATTAGTAaggtatattaaaatgtttacatgcgtttttacaaaaattatgtacagGAAGGTAGAAGCCCCCGGCGCATTATCTAGTGGTGCGCATATAAGAAGTATACGATGCAGTGATCAAACTTCAAAGGATACAGACGGCAAAAAGCATAAACAAGTCAACCAACATTATGCGTACTCCGATGAAGATGTAGTACCTGTCGGGGAAGTGTTCATTTCGTATGTACATTCAgttagaaaatatatgttgTTATATGAAgacaaaataagaaaaatttttttagatgAACATATAGGAAGCCCATTagaaatatacaataaaataaaaaaatatacagaaTGTATAgaatttttaagttttctATGCTCTAGTTATACATATGATGAcgaaatattttacaaaaaatattatgctttttataaaaattcaaataattttaagaaaaacaaTCCTGTTATTACGAAAGGAAAACAAATACATGAGTACAactatttttcaaatattatttacgGTCTTTCTCATGAACACTATGAAGGAAGACATATGCAAAAGGGTAAGAAACGTAGGTCCTTTGCAGAATTGGAAACGAACGAGGttgtacataataaaataatatctaAGAGGCCATCAGTcgaaaatgatattaataagaataatagcaataacaAAAGCAGTAATAGCAATAGCAATAGCAAAAGCAAAAGCAGTAATAGCAATAACAATATagcattattaaaaaatggcTTAGACCttagaaattataatttatttatttttccaagGGGAAGCGAACTACTAAGTtacatttacaaatattattatttatttctgaACACTAATAAGAAAAATCTCATGAAATTGTgcagatttatttttctaagaATTATTAAACCGTTTTTGCATTTTCTTTACTCTTATGTTTATATGGGCATTAATAAAGACTAccattttgaatatattataaataaacatgtaGTGAATaagtttttctttatttatcaGAACCGAACCAAGTACTATGACAGAAAGTATTTGTTGTCCAGTTCGTGCATTTCCCTCCcgattttcttaaaatattccATCGAAGTTATTTACAGTTCAGGTAAATCTATTTATGCCTGCACAAGTCAGGCGCAGAGATGTGCAGATAGGTGTAAAGAAGTGCAAACAGGCGTGTGTGAATATGGTTGGGCCACTGAGCTGCCGATCTGCTGAGTTACTGAGCAATTGAGCAATTGAGCGATCGTGTGACTTCTTAACAGTTTAACCGATAAAAGGATTAACCGCTAAACTACGAAACTGTTGAACTGCTTGACAATGCACAGTCCCCAGTTTTGTAACTTCACCTGACGTggtcatatttttttttttttttttttttttttttgtggcAGGCATGCTAACCAAAATTTTACGAGCAGCTAGTGAAGAAGATTTCTACTTGGCTATACCAAAAATtggaaatttaaaaaatgcacAAAGGGGAAAAACGTTCGGAAAAAAGAGGAGACAAGTTAAGGAAGACATAAATGAAACTAGGAATAATAACGAAGTAGATATTCCCAAATTATTATGCTCTGCTTcagtaaataaaattataaattttttaaatttatacaatAATCCGAactataaaaagataaaagggaaaaatgaaaaattaggAAATGTCTTTATCAAATATTggaataaggaaaaatactccaaaattatttatgaagaaacgaaaagaaaaattaataaaaaattgcagtattattttttcaaattatataatatactaatAAATAATCAAACAGTTAATGAGGGGCAGAATAACATCCAATTTACTCAGTacaatgatgaaaataaggAAGAAGGGGGAAAATATTTATCCCTATATatgaaggggaaaaaaaggaaaaagaggACAAAAAATGTGTGTAGAGTGATCAACCTAAATAATAcaagaataattaataaaaagaatatattaaaaagagaaaagtgTAATCTTAAAAATTGTAACAATGAgcattcttttaattatgattattttttggGGAAAGAACATGACTTAGCAGTTGAAGTGAGAAAACGTAGAAGGAAGGATAGTGCACCTAATTCTAAAAGAATTGTTAATAGACTTCATTCCAACGGGATGAATTTGAAGAGAAAGAAGTTAAGGAGGGAATACAACCCTAGTAATTGTTCGAACGGGAGCGACGTGACGTATTCACTTCACTCAGATGGGACAGGAGCAACGTCTTCTTATCACTTGAATGGAGCGGAATCAGCTTCTTCTTTGCTCGAGGATCTCCCCAGTTCTGGTTATTACGATGGATGTGCAGGTGCACACCTGGCCATTCCTTACACATGCAATTGGACACTACgcgaaaaagaagaaaaggaggaaaaaaGGCATCGACTGTTCAACCTTTCCGATGGCAGAAGTGTCGGAGCTACAACTACTGAGAATACATGTAGGAAATATGATTTACTAAAATTTCAGATAAATTATAAGGACGATAAGAAATTAGAAAACGTAGTGATGTTCAGTGATATGGATGATGGATCTATTAGAAGTAGAATAAAAGGGatgcacaaaaaaaaaaaggaaaaaaaagaaaagataaagaaaGATAAAAAGTGCAATAGGAATGGAAAAGGATATtataatagtattttttatgaaaaggaCAAAAATGAATACACCACTGCGGCAAGTagagaaaatgaaatatggatgataagaaaacaaaaattcgaaataaaaagcattaactactttatatatagaaacaTATTCATTCCAATTAATGAACACTatgaaaacataaataaaatcctggtttgttcatttttaataaataaaaatcttttaatatatttatgtttactTAAGTGCTATTTATTTGATGAATGTGAAgagaattataaatatgtttgttCCTTATTCTAttctgataaaaaaaatgaaataacaaattctatcaataaaatataccaTACTAATTTTAgggataaaaaagaaataattaattattatctAGATGAAAAATTCTATACAGTAAAAGACATAtcaacaaaatttttttatatcaatataaaCATAGTTGTTCCAAATgctttgaaaatttttttcgaTGATGATGTTATAAATAGTTATAACAGCATTTACAAATTAATCTCTTTATTCAAGTTTACTTTAAAAAGTCTAAACgaaatttttctaatatttacCATGTTCTCGAAACCGCTCATATATCAACAGTTCGATAGAGACGATAAAAAAACTACTAATTTccataaaaatgattttaaatatatggaCATAATTAACAACATAACACGAGAAAACAGATTGAACGAGCAGGAGATGCTTAAAGAGGAGTGCTGTGTAATAACTTCTAAagcaaataatattttttttacaaaagaaaaatttttaaatgtcgGATTTCatcataaatttatatattataaaaatgtggaAAAGTTTTtagaaaacataaaaatctTTAATGACGTCCTTAAcgattttaataaaataagaagtGAAATGTACCTTATAATTAGCTATCTTTATGactatttaattaatatgaacatgtgcaggaattatttttttttttttcaaaatatattaaaaattaataaatttcaccatctaataaattttcataaatctTTTCTTGAGCAtatgtttaaattttcttttttgtctTTCAACTTTCTTTCATTTGGTAAGactatatttaatataataaacacaATTCAgttgtttaaaaatattatgaccACGTTAACACCATTTGTTTCGGACAAGGGGCAGGATATCACGTCGTTCACTTCGATATTTGACCAACACTATGAAGTACTGGAAAGAAACATCATCATTTTAACATCAGTGGATGCGCAAAACTTTATCCGGAAGTTTTACCTGTACAGGAATAGCTTAATTTTGCATATCCGGAGGTTTAAAAACAGCAGCTTGAGCTATATCTACAACAAGTTCTTTTTCAACGACTATTACACGTCGCTGTTTCAGGAGTAGATACAGGGAGATGAGAAGGCTGCGATGACTGGCCATACTTTTCCCCTCTTGCGTGGTTGTCATTCTGGAACGTACGTGTTTTCCTTCCTTATGTATATAGCATTTGTGAACACTTACTTTTCTACCTTCTGCTTATCTACTTTGAAACCCACAGACGAATCTAACCTTTTCATTGCACATAGATTACGGCAGTCCTTTGAGCACATTAACAAACGGACGAGTGCGATTTATTTCATCGTTCCTACCTTTTTTGTTTATCCATTTGTGAGAATCCGCTAATGAGAAACATttgcaatatttttcatttttataatttatttattctttttttttcttttttatcgttttattttattttattttattattttattattttattttatttttttttttttttttttttttgcctatATTTACTCCTTCCATTAAAGTTAGCTGAAGCTTCTTCGAAGGAgagaaaaacaaacaaaaacaTACTTTTCTAATTGAACTCATTTAGTCATTTGACAATATGTAATATCATTATCTGCCTGCACATGTGCATATGAAAATGAGAATGCATTGTAAGCAAAAATGTTTggtctctttttttttctctgcAAGCACTTGGAATACTTTTCATTTGTATGCCATGGTCAGTATAATACTGAGAGGAAGAAGACTTTACcaatttttgcaaaaaaggaaaaagaaaaaaatagaaatggGATTGGGCAAGCAAAAACAGGTATTTGTAACAATGAAAACGCTAGTGCGTGTAGCAACGCAAAAACAAGTACGATATCACGTGGGGGTAGGGGGGCACTCCGCCCCACCACCCTGTGATGGACCCAGTGGAAAAGTTTACTTCTTCTTATGGTACAAGAGAGGGACCCGTTGGAGTGTTggattatcatatatatcatatctAGTCAAAAATTGTGGTTTTAAAGGGGGTTCAATATATTGTGTATGAGTAAATTTTggaaaagtaataatatttttcattcttaGATAAATTAAACTTCTATTTTCTTCAAACGACTTGACATGTTCTgttctatatctatataaatcTTCTTCTTTCAATTCATCTAATTCTTCTggtaatatattaacaattaataaattttgtaaaacatgaaatgtatatttaactCTTCCATTGGTTAATGCTACTAAACTAGTATTTTTAGTAACCTTAACATTTTCACCTggataatatttaaaatttctttttcttatttttttttcataattaaatgcaataatttttctttgtttaaCTAACATCTGCCCTGTTTTTACATACTCAGCACTTAACCTTTTAATCCCTATTTTAGCTTTCTGTCCTTGTCCATTTGGTGAACTCCTACTCTTTCTTCTATATGAACTAGtttttaccattttgtttcttttgaatattttaaaaggatTTGTAAAAACAGCtatagtattatttaaaatttgcaTACCGTTCAACCTGCTAGTCCCAACTCCACAACTGTACCCACACTCATTGACTTCACTACTCCTATGAATTTGTACATTCGCACTTAAGTCAAACGTAGTTGCAGTATTACGTTTGCCTTCCTGTTTGCTTCCACCTATGAACACATTATTTCTAACAGTTATGAGGATATTCATATTAACGAGGGGGTCCGTATAACACCTTTTCTCCTTACCTATAAGCGTCTTTTCTGCGTGCGCAAATGTTAAACGGGTAAAATGGTTTAAGTGGTTGTAGACTAAACGGCAGTAATCTTTCCAGTTTACTTGAGTGAAATGTTTACGAAGCCGAAAAAAGGGAATCATTATTACCCTATCGCGTTTGTGTTGTACTGCCTGAGGTGCTAAAAATATGATGGCATTTTCAAGTTCTTTAACCCGTTaccttatattatttgtacatGCACATGTACATGCGTGGGTATTTATGCAATTTCGAAATTTTGCGGTATACGTTGAGCGAGGTGCTTCCCCAAATTTTAAAGTGTGTGCCACTACCAAAAACCTATATgcctttttgttttatcaaACGAACTGAACCAACGAGAAAACTATcctatatattttcaatatttctaGGTTctcctttctttttatagcatcacaaggaaaataaaaagggtCCTGTGTGCTCGTGAGGTTTTAAAGCACCAACGTGcaagtatatacatatatgtatatatatgcataagtacatatatgcatatgtatatatataagtatatatatatacgtattatgtataataaataattaacgTAAAAATGCGCTCCGTAGTTATGCCACTACTGTATATACCTTACGTTCATCACTATCCCCAACGCTATTAGTGTAGCAAAAAAGTTTACACATATGTTGATGGttcgtaatatatatatatatatatatatatatatatgataagataatataaatcgagttttccttttttcctttatttctttttttctatttttttttttttttttttttgtttttccttaaaatttttttttgtgtatgaGTGATTAAATGTAACtagagaaaaaagaattttaaaaaatgatggaAATTGCTGCTAGTCCTTCTAAGTCCTTTAAGCTTATTGATTCCGTTTTTGCGTATTTTTAGTGGAACTGCTTCTTCCATGGGGAAGTACAGTAGGTCACACACGCGCGCAATAAAATTGtacaatatatgtacacagtatacatacatgtatacttaaatatatgtgtacttaaatatagtgtacttaaatatatgtgtacttaaatatagtgtacttaaatatagtgtacttaaatatatgtgtacttacatatatac
This genomic window contains:
- the PmUG01_08039900 gene encoding conserved Plasmodium protein, unknown function, which codes for MLNVHKRGKREKEYLNKEGTNCYYSNLSLLRIIDEWCNIEANSYPVRNANILKKIKAEIKKFIYSNILYKTKVNFCLFNTFYNYKYNYDIKYVNSQYLFDLCSNSCKYFYQILKKYYQQRENNGFDIYAENIENSKYRESGENGEIVQNGEIVQNGEIVQNGQISQNSQNSQNSQISQNSQNSQISQISQISQNSQNYLNRSGKKKNENDFTNSTISQSSYTFRNTNTDKEKYVDDFFHINKDGGTDLQDRNLVFTEVYTSMIYCCLVLIKNKYYLDFICLYLYFKCYFSLDILILKKNIHLKFTSHEHFLSLLFSLSNVTAYLSDEKEELKQKDDSNYNEIKNMYSLNDFNENINIGNITKLSFNVLLNLRVKINFNEINYNINVNRYKDVCNYILLFQNDFTHWYMIKLNELHSLTQKYKQYILKKENKEGYNLFSNGLDFTLDNISLLSLRADGPNTRVGDGNNISNYCSIGGHNNMNMNSNMNGNMNTNMNTNMNGNMNTNMNGNMNTNMNGNMNTNMNGNMNTNMNTNMNGNMNSNMNTNYRYDNMNMFRNFSDKKLVDGFKLGTLCSSPFNIKETFYHNFTFFNNTHVNNECVTNQCIYNSVHMNNNKMIILSTNDNWFVEKDYKDETAYNIELAKGGINKGGCTISSNFNTYNTGDDELLFRSLHPRGILFIGADRIYKDEYCELSYIDDYCNIFNYCKNEKEMEKRKNGLRSIFHYANGSIRCSENKFIHNNDDDNNSNYDNNSNNDDNNSNYDNNSNYDNNSNYDNNSNYDNNSNYDNNSNDNDKFLWTKSYMNDTSVLKTLERKIVNSRKEKYKNSFLSILNSIYITMHKNIIYSINNRIQEYRFLILKRFFYFFSKNDFKNVDDLFICKNKILTCLLGCENDMFPCLHNDKQSSCRGSSRCTGSGSGRNNDSSRRIKRKKGKNNKNYYFYHCNNWGKKEQGSTTQLTDIFKEKTNKLTNGCIFISKNVVCVDPNVAFWQKRKNKKIFHLHFKPFQNYFSSLFYQKYLHVFLYFSKIGTLVRYIKMFTCVFTKIMYRKVEAPGALSSGAHIRSIRCSDQTSKDTDGKKHKQVNQHYAYSDEDVVPVGEVFISYVHSVRKYMLLYEDKIRKIFLDEHIGSPLEIYNKIKKYTECIEFLSFLCSSYTYDDEIFYKKYYAFYKNSNNFKKNNPVITKGKQIHEYNYFSNIIYGLSHEHYEGRHMQKGKKRRSFAELETNEVVHNKIISKRPSVENDINKNNSNNKSSNSNSNSKSKSSNSNNNIALLKNGLDLRNYNLFIFPRGSELLSYIYKYYYLFLNTNKKNLMKLCRFIFLRIIKPFLHFLYSYVYMGINKDYHFEYIINKHVVNKFFFIYQNRTKYYDRKYLLSSSCISLPIFLKYSIEVIYSSGMLTKILRAASEEDFYLAIPKIGNLKNAQRGKTFGKKRRQVKEDINETRNNNEVDIPKLLCSASVNKIINFLNLYNNPNYKKIKGKNEKLGNVFIKYWNKEKYSKIIYEETKRKINKKLQYYFFKLYNILINNQTVNEGQNNIQFTQYNDENKEEGGKYLSLYMKGKKRKKRTKNVCRVINLNNTRIINKKNILKREKCNLKNCNNEHSFNYDYFLGKEHDLAVEVRKRRRKDSAPNSKRIVNRLHSNGMNLKRKKLRREYNPSNCSNGSDVTYSLHSDGTGATSSYHLNGAESASSLLEDLPSSGYYDGCAGAHLAIPYTCNWTLREKEEKEEKRHRLFNLSDGRSVGATTTENTCRKYDLLKFQINYKDDKKLENVVMFSDMDDGSIRSRIKGMHKKKKEKKEKIKKDKKCNRNGKGYYNSIFYEKDKNEYTTAASRENEIWMIRKQKFEIKSINYFIYRNIFIPINEHYENINKILVCSFLINKNLLIYLCLLKCYLFDECEENYKYVCSLFYSDKKNEITNSINKIYHTNFRDKKEIINYYLDEKFYTVKDISTKFFYININIVVPNALKIFFDDDVINSYNSIYKLISLFKFTLKSLNEIFLIFTMFSKPLIYQQFDRDDKKTTNFHKNDFKYMDIINNITRENRLNEQEMLKEECCVITSKANNIFFTKEKFLNVGFHHKFIYYKNVEKFLENIKIFNDVLNDFNKIRSEMYLIISYLYDYLINMNMCRNYFFFFQNILKINKFHHLINFHKSFLEHMFKFSFLSFNFLSFGKTIFNIINTIQLFKNIMTTLTPFVSDKGQDITSFTSIFDQHYEVLERNIIILTSVDAQNFIRKFYLYRNSLILHIRRFKNSSLSYIYNKFFFNDYYTSLFQE
- the PmUG01_08040000 gene encoding mitochondrial ribosomal protein L27 precursor, putative, whose translation is MIPFFRLRKHFTQVNWKDYCRLVYNHLNHFTRLTFAHAEKTLIGKEKRCYTDPLVNMNILITVRNNVFIGGSKQEGKRNTATTFDLSANVQIHRSSEVNECGYSCGVGTSRLNGMQILNNTIAVFTNPFKIFKRNKMVKTSSYRRKSRSSPNGQGQKAKIGIKRLSAEYVKTGQMLVKQRKIIAFNYEKKIRKRNFKYYPGENVKVTKNTSLVALTNGRVKYTFHVLQNLLIVNILPEELDELKEEDLYRYRTEHVKSFEENRSLIYLRMKNIITFPKFTHTQYIEPPLKPQFLTRYDIYDNPTLQRVPLLYHKKK